From Magnetococcales bacterium, the proteins below share one genomic window:
- a CDS encoding HAMP domain-containing protein: MADQELMTSAFNQLNAVRAIKKGQIEKYMFERFGDISVLAASGDATRAIINLEKAFGDEGKKTGGPLWTREVEAETGWLNRFTKEYAYYDLFLISTAGDIVYTYAREKDLGQNLTTGGLSDSSLGKAFAKAMKTGATGFGDFQPYAPSNGDPAGFLVTPVKQGEKVIGAIGLQLSLESINAVMQQRDGMGQTGESYLVGSDKRMRSDSFLDKQGHSVKASFAGTIERNGVDTEGARDALSGKDSSKVIIDYNGNPVLSSFSPLKVGDATWAILAEIDLAEVRKPIVTLIMTIVGAGVIIAIIVGLIALFIANSIATPLIQGVNFATEVARGDLTATIAVNQKDEVGILAKALLEMMEKLKSVIGEVAVAASQVTTGSNEISDAAQNLSQGATEQAASIEETSSAMEQMTSNIQQNSDNANTTQTIAQKAARDAAEGGAAVNQAVHAMRDIAGKIGIIEEIARQTNLLALNAAIEAARAGEHGKGFAVVAAEVRKLAERSQIAAGEISQLSTSSVSVAEKAGGIINTLVPDIQKTAELIQEIAASSQEQNQGASQINQAIQQLDQVIQQNAGAAEEMAATAEELSSQAELVSQSISFFNIGRKVDAPHKKTPMKTQVAHLSPSPRKNTSKSLAHPTVPKISAKPAVDEEFETF; this comes from the coding sequence ATGGCGGACCAGGAATTGATGACCAGTGCGTTTAACCAACTCAACGCTGTCCGGGCCATCAAAAAAGGACAGATCGAAAAATACATGTTCGAACGGTTCGGGGACATCAGTGTTCTGGCTGCCTCGGGAGATGCGACACGGGCGATCATCAATCTGGAGAAGGCCTTTGGAGACGAGGGGAAAAAGACGGGAGGTCCGCTTTGGACCCGGGAAGTGGAAGCCGAAACCGGATGGTTGAACCGGTTCACCAAGGAATATGCCTATTATGATCTTTTTCTGATCTCGACTGCGGGAGACATCGTTTATACCTACGCCAGGGAAAAGGATCTGGGACAGAATCTGACGACGGGTGGATTGAGCGACAGCAGTCTGGGAAAGGCCTTTGCCAAGGCGATGAAAACAGGGGCGACCGGTTTTGGTGATTTCCAACCCTATGCCCCCTCCAATGGTGATCCGGCAGGATTTCTGGTCACTCCGGTCAAGCAGGGGGAGAAGGTGATTGGCGCCATTGGCCTGCAACTGTCGTTGGAATCGATCAACGCCGTCATGCAGCAACGGGACGGGATGGGGCAAACCGGGGAAAGCTATCTTGTCGGTTCCGATAAACGGATGCGTTCCGATTCTTTTCTTGACAAGCAGGGGCATTCGGTCAAGGCCTCGTTTGCCGGCACCATCGAAAGGAACGGGGTGGATACCGAGGGGGCCCGGGACGCACTGTCCGGGAAGGATTCCTCCAAGGTGATCATCGACTACAATGGCAACCCGGTCCTTTCGAGTTTTTCGCCATTGAAGGTAGGTGATGCCACCTGGGCCATTCTGGCGGAAATCGACCTGGCCGAGGTGCGAAAGCCGATCGTGACTTTGATCATGACGATCGTTGGTGCCGGTGTGATCATTGCCATCATTGTCGGTCTGATTGCTCTGTTCATAGCCAACAGCATTGCCACTCCATTGATTCAGGGGGTAAATTTTGCCACCGAAGTGGCGCGTGGCGATCTGACCGCCACCATCGCGGTCAACCAGAAGGATGAGGTGGGTATTCTGGCAAAAGCGCTCCTGGAAATGATGGAAAAGTTGAAATCGGTGATTGGAGAGGTTGCGGTTGCCGCCAGTCAGGTGACCACTGGCAGCAATGAAATTTCCGATGCGGCGCAAAACCTGTCCCAGGGGGCTACCGAACAGGCCGCCTCCATCGAGGAGACATCCTCGGCCATGGAACAGATGACCTCGAACATTCAGCAGAATTCCGACAACGCCAATACAACCCAGACCATTGCCCAGAAGGCGGCCCGTGACGCTGCCGAAGGGGGCGCTGCGGTCAACCAGGCGGTCCACGCGATGCGCGACATTGCCGGGAAGATTGGCATTATCGAGGAAATTGCCCGTCAGACCAACCTGTTGGCCCTCAATGCCGCCATCGAGGCGGCCCGTGCCGGGGAACATGGAAAGGGATTTGCCGTCGTGGCGGCAGAAGTCCGAAAGCTTGCGGAGCGCAGTCAGATTGCCGCGGGGGAAATCAGTCAGCTATCGACCTCCAGTGTATCGGTTGCCGAAAAGGCGGGCGGAATCATCAACACGCTCGTTCCCGACATTCAGAAGACTGCGGAACTCATTCAGGAGATTGCCGCATCGAGTCAGGAACAAAACCAGGGGGCGTCGCAGATCAATCAGGCCATCCAGCAACTCGACCAGGTGATCCAACAAAACGCCGGAGCCGCCGAAGAAATGGCTGCGACTGCGGAAGAATTGAGTTCACAGGCGGAACTGGTGAGTCAATCGATCTCCTTCTTCAACATTGGCCGCAAGGTTGACGCCCCGCACAAGAAAACGCCGATGAAAACGCAAGTGGCCCATCTTTCACCTTCCCCCCGGAAAAACACCTCCAAGTCCCTGGCCCACCCGACCGTTCCAAAGATCAGTGCCAAACCTGCCGTCGATGAGGAGTTCGAAACCTTCTGA
- the dapF gene encoding diaminopimelate epimerase: protein MSDSIQVEFTKCHGAGNAFIVVDETRSLQVSDPFKARFSRLVSERCAGGIGADGAIFVSIHDETHPRMQFFNPDGSEAEMSGNGLRCASRVAYESYYKGRSPLVFITRGGRFETYNFFSEEHRLSFVRIHAGHVATNPQHILSNRSTTPFIGQKLEVDGTTLTGTVLSIGNPHLIVTVKKLKEIDLNRLGPALEHHPMFANRANISFVEVLDRQTILVQTHERGAGPTLSCGTGMTASVVAQVLNGNVTNHADIQVHTAGGIAWVHPEVDGQHITARLTGNATHVYRARTRIVLNEDTVTFSADGPMEITETFPIEAQAYETLAKKSLFDVSMLNGTPLESLVQARGSL, encoded by the coding sequence ATGTCTGACTCGATTCAAGTGGAATTCACCAAGTGTCACGGCGCGGGCAATGCGTTTATCGTCGTTGATGAAACCCGTTCACTCCAGGTCTCCGACCCCTTCAAGGCCCGTTTTTCCCGTCTGGTATCGGAGCGTTGCGCCGGCGGTATCGGCGCCGATGGCGCCATTTTCGTCTCCATCCATGACGAAACCCATCCCCGCATGCAGTTTTTCAACCCCGACGGCTCCGAAGCGGAAATGAGCGGCAACGGACTGCGCTGTGCCTCGCGGGTCGCCTACGAAAGCTACTACAAGGGACGCTCCCCCCTCGTATTCATCACCCGTGGTGGACGCTTCGAAACATATAATTTCTTTTCCGAGGAACATCGGCTCTCTTTTGTGCGCATCCATGCCGGTCACGTCGCAACCAATCCGCAACACATTCTGTCCAATCGTTCCACCACCCCCTTCATCGGCCAGAAACTTGAAGTGGACGGAACAACCCTGACCGGGACCGTCCTTTCCATCGGCAATCCCCACCTGATCGTCACCGTCAAGAAATTGAAGGAAATCGACCTCAACCGTCTCGGTCCCGCCCTCGAACACCATCCCATGTTCGCCAATCGCGCCAATATCAGTTTTGTCGAGGTACTCGACCGCCAGACAATCCTTGTCCAAACCCATGAACGCGGCGCCGGACCAACCCTTTCCTGCGGTACCGGCATGACTGCCTCGGTCGTCGCCCAGGTGTTGAACGGCAATGTCACCAACCACGCCGACATCCAGGTTCATACCGCCGGCGGCATCGCCTGGGTTCATCCCGAAGTCGATGGACAACACATTACCGCCCGCCTGACCGGCAACGCCACCCACGTCTATCGGGCACGGACCCGGATCGTCCTGAACGAAGATACCGTTACCTTTTCCGCCGATGGTCCCATGGAAATAACGGAAACCTTCCCCATCGAAGCCCAGGCCTATGAAACCTTGGCCAAAAAAAGCCTTTTCGATGTCTCCATGCTCAACGGCACACCCCTGGAAAGCCTGGTTCAGGCTCGTGGATCGCTGTAA
- a CDS encoding flippase-like domain-containing protein produces the protein MDTQSLRSFSNAATFVRRAAELSMKPATRLIIAAGLIAILFHGEVIDFSTLEQLITHPLVILQVVAIVLLALVLSGLRWFLLLACQGIHVSAIKSIQILFITVFFSMFLPGGFLTSDALRTAYVAREAPDQRTAATWSIFFDRLIGIYALFLLCLVFSLFNRDAIVQHVPLLVLTVSAAGISLGMPLALFLFMHFSHTSWGQWILTHSRSQQVRWTLDRLVHAVDLYKKTPGSMAMVLFLALFNHILTIACILAIVASSGIGALTHGDYVLATLWSTAANALPITPGGLGVGEGSFDQIARLLETIPSATGYGTIFLVFRILSSLALLPGLFFYLVYRRDIRETLQSTALPST, from the coding sequence ATGGATACCCAATCACTTCGTTCTTTTTCCAATGCCGCGACGTTTGTGCGCCGGGCTGCCGAGCTGTCGATGAAACCGGCCACCCGACTGATCATCGCCGCGGGACTGATTGCCATTCTGTTCCATGGCGAGGTGATCGACTTTTCAACCCTGGAACAATTGATCACCCATCCCCTGGTCATCCTGCAGGTCGTGGCCATCGTCCTTCTGGCGCTGGTATTATCGGGTCTGCGCTGGTTTTTATTGCTGGCCTGCCAGGGAATCCATGTGTCGGCGATCAAGTCGATACAGATTCTGTTCATCACGGTTTTTTTCTCGATGTTTCTTCCGGGGGGATTCTTGACCTCGGATGCCCTGCGAACCGCCTATGTCGCGCGGGAAGCGCCTGACCAGCGAACCGCGGCGACGTGGTCGATTTTTTTCGACCGCTTGATCGGAATTTACGCCCTGTTTCTGCTCTGTCTCGTCTTTTCCCTGTTCAACCGCGACGCCATTGTCCAACATGTCCCATTGCTTGTCCTGACCGTCAGTGCTGCCGGGATCAGCCTTGGCATGCCGTTGGCTTTGTTTTTATTCATGCATTTCAGTCACACCTCCTGGGGGCAATGGATTTTGACGCACTCCCGGTCGCAACAGGTACGCTGGACCCTCGACCGCCTGGTCCATGCCGTCGATCTTTACAAGAAAACCCCCGGATCCATGGCCATGGTGCTTTTCCTGGCCCTTTTCAACCACATCCTGACCATCGCCTGCATTCTGGCCATTGTTGCCTCCAGTGGTATCGGCGCTTTGACCCATGGCGACTATGTCCTGGCCACCCTCTGGTCCACCGCCGCCAACGCCCTGCCGATCACCCCCGGCGGGCTTGGAGTGGGCGAAGGGAGCTTCGACCAGATCGCCCGTCTTCTGGAAACCATCCCTTCCGCGACCGGATATGGTACCATCTTTCTGGTGTTCCGTATTCTTTCCTCCCTGGCGTTGCTTCCTGGCCTGTTTTTTTATCTGGTCTATCGTCGCGACATCAGGGAAACCTTGCAATCAACCGCCCTCCCTTCCACCTGA
- a CDS encoding HlyD family type I secretion periplasmic adaptor subunit: MKRRQRLDVTLVSGSEAAQHRTRRPMASMLLLSVVALILSFLFWAHHAQIDEVTHADGQVVPSQKTQKVQNLEGGILAELLVEEGDPVKKDQVLLRIDSTIHEANLKKNRGEYLMLQAEIIRMKAEVDNKVPQFPKEMIEENPILVANQKALFETRKQELDRDISILKLQATQKGQELGELQTRRDGLKNSVRLLSKELSLKQPLLKDGAVSPTELLQLERLLSEKQSDLAITEQSIPRARSAMVEAEDRINKAKIAFVRETLGGIDQRQARLENFQEVAASDADRIRRTEVTAPMDGIVKRLFLNTRGGIIHPGETILEITPIEDSLIIEAWVNPKDVAFLRPGLAGSVTITAYDRSIYGTLDATLVSLSADTIEDKEKGVGRYRIQMRTTENGFVRFGEKLPIIPGMTASVELLTGKKTVLDYLLKPIWRARYRALRER, translated from the coding sequence ATGAAACGCCGGCAACGTCTGGACGTCACACTCGTATCAGGCTCCGAGGCGGCGCAACATCGGACCCGCCGTCCGATGGCTTCCATGCTTCTTTTGAGTGTCGTTGCCCTGATCCTGTCATTTTTGTTCTGGGCCCACCATGCGCAAATCGATGAAGTCACCCATGCCGACGGACAGGTCGTTCCCTCCCAGAAAACCCAGAAGGTCCAAAACCTGGAAGGGGGCATTCTCGCCGAATTGTTGGTGGAAGAAGGAGATCCGGTCAAGAAGGATCAGGTGCTGCTGCGCATCGACAGCACCATCCACGAGGCCAACCTGAAGAAAAACCGTGGCGAATATTTGATGTTGCAGGCGGAAATCATCCGCATGAAGGCGGAAGTGGACAACAAGGTGCCGCAGTTTCCCAAGGAGATGATCGAGGAAAATCCCATCCTGGTCGCCAACCAGAAGGCCCTTTTCGAAACCCGGAAACAGGAATTGGACCGTGACATTTCCATCCTCAAACTTCAGGCCACACAAAAAGGGCAGGAACTTGGCGAACTTCAGACCCGGCGGGATGGTCTGAAAAACTCGGTCCGCCTGTTGTCCAAGGAGCTGTCGTTGAAACAGCCCCTGTTGAAGGATGGGGCCGTCTCGCCGACGGAACTGTTGCAACTGGAGCGGTTGCTCTCGGAAAAACAAAGCGACCTGGCCATCACCGAACAATCGATTCCCCGCGCCCGGTCGGCGATGGTGGAAGCGGAGGACCGGATCAACAAGGCCAAAATCGCTTTTGTCCGCGAAACGCTTGGTGGAATCGATCAACGTCAGGCGCGGTTGGAAAATTTTCAGGAGGTCGCCGCCTCCGACGCGGACCGCATCCGCCGCACCGAAGTGACCGCCCCCATGGACGGAATCGTCAAACGGCTGTTTCTCAACACCAGGGGGGGCATCATCCACCCCGGAGAAACCATCCTGGAAATCACGCCCATCGAGGATTCCCTGATCATCGAGGCCTGGGTCAATCCGAAGGATGTCGCCTTTCTTCGCCCGGGGCTTGCCGGTTCGGTCACGATCACCGCCTATGACCGGTCGATTTATGGTACTCTGGACGCCACGCTTGTCTCGTTGAGTGCCGACACGATCGAAGACAAGGAAAAAGGGGTGGGACGCTATCGGATTCAAATGCGCACCACCGAAAACGGATTTGTCCGGTTTGGCGAAAAATTGCCGATCATTCCGGGGATGACCGCTTCGGTGGAACTTTTGACCGGCAAGAAAACGGTTCTGGACTATCTCCTCAAGCCGATCTGGCGCGCCCGTTATCGGGCATTGCGGGAACGCTAA
- a CDS encoding type I secretion system permease/ATPase, whose product MAGHPPRPRDLPDPLLACLSLLTQLFNRPVSPVVLRAGLPLDAHRLTPPLFLKAAQRVGMAGRFLKKELDDISPLMLPCVLLLDNDTACILVERPHPDHAAVLFPETGMGIVNLDASQLKKIYRGEALFVRPSYQTRFSPPDGSRKSSTQGWFWKEIIRSWYDIFQVVIASVVINLLALAVPLFVMNVYDRVVPNEAVETLWVLAIGVSLAIGFDFILKELRTYFIDAMGRNLDTLLSNRIFEKILSLIPGQATVAPGAMANRIRSFEFLRDFFSSASLVAFVDLPFSLLFIILIAYLGGVTMAMVPLGGAVMVILLGLFFQGPLLKAVRTYYEDTSEKQGFLVEALGQLETIKFLNMEGWMQRRWELLVDRMSMTSGRERLWSQFILSLAGVVGQLSYIGVIMIGVHRIMIGELSIGGMMACSLLNGRIIQPLLQITGILTRWHTARTALHSLNQLMSLAEERAPERNMLHKPDFQGSIELKNCFFRYPGQSDPVFSSLSLAIHAGEKVGITGSSGAGKTTLLKLIMGYHPVAAGSIRLDGTDSQQVHPAEIRSQIGYMDQDNIMFSGTLRDNMLLGWPEASDEGIMEVLQQVEAAPIVAANPMGLDRPVGTQGQGLSRGERQCLCLARTLLDPNRVVILLDEPTSAMSVVVENRAIQNILHHHKERTIIIVSQSPRVLQQLDRLIILEKGAIIADGPTMEVLTQKKTSPPPVPEKVTAP is encoded by the coding sequence ATGGCCGGACACCCCCCTCGTCCCAGGGATCTTCCCGACCCCCTTCTGGCTTGTCTGAGCCTTTTGACGCAACTTTTCAACCGGCCCGTCAGTCCCGTCGTTCTCCGGGCGGGATTGCCCCTTGACGCGCATCGACTGACACCGCCCCTGTTTCTGAAGGCGGCGCAACGGGTGGGAATGGCGGGCAGATTCCTGAAGAAAGAACTCGACGACATTTCGCCACTGATGCTTCCCTGTGTGTTGTTGCTCGACAACGATACCGCCTGCATCCTGGTCGAACGGCCCCATCCCGACCATGCGGCGGTCCTGTTCCCGGAAACAGGCATGGGCATCGTCAATCTGGACGCAAGCCAGCTCAAGAAAATCTATCGTGGCGAAGCGCTTTTTGTCAGGCCCTCCTACCAGACGCGGTTTTCACCACCGGACGGCAGCCGCAAGAGTTCAACCCAGGGATGGTTCTGGAAGGAAATCATCCGCTCCTGGTACGATATTTTCCAGGTGGTCATCGCCTCGGTGGTGATCAATCTTTTGGCGCTGGCAGTCCCGCTGTTCGTCATGAACGTCTACGACCGGGTGGTTCCCAACGAGGCGGTCGAAACCCTTTGGGTTCTGGCGATCGGCGTTTCGTTGGCCATTGGTTTCGATTTCATCCTCAAGGAATTGCGCACCTACTTCATCGACGCCATGGGGCGGAATCTGGACACGCTCTTGTCCAACCGCATCTTCGAGAAGATCCTCTCGTTGATTCCAGGGCAGGCGACGGTCGCCCCGGGGGCCATGGCCAATCGGATCCGCTCCTTCGAATTTCTCCGTGATTTTTTTTCCTCGGCAAGCCTGGTGGCCTTTGTCGATCTCCCCTTTTCGCTGCTGTTCATCATCCTGATCGCCTATCTTGGTGGCGTCACCATGGCGATGGTCCCCTTGGGAGGGGCCGTCATGGTCATTCTTCTGGGGCTGTTTTTCCAGGGTCCCCTGCTCAAGGCGGTACGGACCTATTACGAGGATACCTCCGAAAAACAGGGGTTTCTGGTCGAGGCTCTGGGACAACTGGAAACCATCAAGTTTCTCAACATGGAAGGCTGGATGCAACGGCGCTGGGAGCTGCTCGTCGATCGCATGTCGATGACAAGCGGACGCGAACGGTTATGGTCCCAGTTCATTCTTTCCCTGGCGGGGGTTGTCGGCCAGTTGTCCTACATCGGGGTCATCATGATCGGGGTCCATCGGATCATGATCGGGGAACTCAGCATCGGCGGCATGATGGCCTGTTCGCTGTTGAATGGACGGATCATCCAACCGCTGTTGCAGATCACCGGCATTCTGACCCGCTGGCATACCGCCCGGACCGCCTTGCATTCGCTCAATCAACTGATGTCCCTGGCCGAGGAACGTGCCCCGGAGCGGAACATGTTGCACAAACCCGACTTTCAGGGATCCATCGAACTGAAAAACTGCTTCTTCCGCTACCCCGGACAGAGCGATCCAGTGTTTTCAAGCCTGTCGCTCGCCATCCATGCCGGAGAAAAGGTGGGCATCACCGGATCCTCCGGGGCGGGCAAGACGACGCTGCTCAAACTGATCATGGGATATCATCCCGTGGCGGCAGGATCGATCCGTCTCGATGGAACCGACAGCCAACAGGTACATCCCGCCGAGATTCGCAGCCAGATCGGGTACATGGACCAGGATAACATCATGTTTTCCGGGACCCTGCGCGACAACATGCTCCTGGGATGGCCCGAGGCGTCCGACGAGGGGATCATGGAAGTGCTGCAACAGGTGGAGGCCGCCCCGATCGTCGCCGCCAACCCCATGGGACTGGACCGTCCCGTCGGCACCCAGGGCCAGGGATTGTCCCGGGGTGAACGTCAGTGTCTCTGCCTGGCCAGAACCCTGCTCGATCCCAACCGGGTCGTGATCCTCCTCGACGAACCGACCTCCGCCATGAGCGTCGTCGTCGAAAACCGTGCCATCCAGAACATTCTCCACCACCACAAGGAACGGACCATCATCATTGTTTCGCAGAGTCCCCGGGTCCTGCAACAATTGGATCGACTGATCATCCTCGAAAAAGGGGCCATCATCGCCGATGGTCCGACCATGGAGGTACTGACCCAGAAAAAAACATCTCCCCCCCCTGTTCCCGAAAAGGTCACGGCGCCATGA
- a CDS encoding PilZ domain-containing protein — MAEKKTFENQSEPVTFWFRRITPTYLARIRGCHKKGAPIPRARPEFAPDIVELLAKKPRGSTAISGRGSKGADRVAALEAIDRKFAFLLETVFPPEVVIPRVPVMLDPEGRGVVAWIKDPPFAENDILELMFLAGPALPWSFHGFGRVVRMRQDWSNRGQRVEFRFEMVVGGLKTALLPEPSAKPRIIEKPPARREIIPTPAPSEKISSPIPPVRPPVRPTPEPAPAVTKNTSVRKSPEPKPAPAAKLPPPAPKSADKYDRMLQEGMKLSQATVEDAVIRKGDDPFIAAQPRADQRRDFRINDRIPFVWCHVSDTAFAEAMTHFHRDKAFGLRGIIRNQQKILADLGAIQDFLKRKHSKARKHVDWHRERLSWLFLRATSENEESYYQAMTELFTSIARDLSQQSGALGQSSNQALSLFRDLMELQQIRDQSNPITDVNPLKKALDGINDIERQLPKILQKIGESSPPLAARMNTYLETIKSIDLSQHDRPVGKSPDGKDLYTVNLSATGLAFRTRRMWVKKGDLLEMRIFLSIGGDRFVPVTTYGRVVFVNGPVDNRLKVATHIDPKPAEFEKMIYQHIARRQREILADRAAMKEVDEEDF, encoded by the coding sequence ATGGCTGAAAAAAAGACCTTCGAAAACCAATCCGAACCGGTGACGTTCTGGTTCCGCCGGATCACCCCGACCTATCTGGCGCGAATCCGGGGATGTCACAAAAAAGGGGCCCCCATTCCCCGGGCACGCCCCGAGTTCGCCCCCGACATCGTCGAACTTCTGGCCAAAAAACCAAGAGGAAGCACAGCCATATCCGGAAGAGGCAGCAAGGGAGCCGACCGGGTCGCGGCCCTGGAGGCCATTGATCGCAAATTCGCCTTTCTTCTCGAAACCGTTTTTCCCCCGGAAGTCGTCATCCCGCGGGTACCGGTCATGCTCGACCCCGAAGGACGCGGCGTCGTTGCCTGGATCAAGGATCCCCCCTTCGCCGAGAACGATATTCTGGAACTCATGTTTCTGGCGGGTCCGGCGCTTCCCTGGTCGTTCCACGGCTTTGGACGGGTGGTCCGCATGCGTCAGGACTGGTCGAATCGTGGCCAGAGGGTCGAATTCCGTTTTGAAATGGTGGTTGGCGGTCTCAAGACGGCGCTTTTGCCGGAGCCATCGGCGAAACCAAGGATCATCGAAAAACCTCCCGCCAGACGGGAAATCATTCCCACACCGGCTCCTTCCGAGAAAATATCTTCTCCCATTCCTCCCGTGCGTCCTCCCGTGCGTCCCACACCCGAACCCGCTCCAGCCGTGACGAAAAACACGTCCGTCAGAAAAAGTCCGGAACCCAAGCCGGCCCCGGCGGCCAAACTGCCCCCGCCCGCACCCAAGTCCGCCGACAAATACGATCGCATGTTGCAGGAAGGGATGAAACTGTCTCAGGCCACCGTCGAGGACGCCGTCATCAGAAAGGGAGACGATCCCTTCATCGCCGCCCAGCCACGAGCGGATCAGCGTCGGGATTTCCGCATCAATGACCGGATCCCCTTCGTCTGGTGTCATGTCTCCGATACCGCGTTCGCCGAAGCGATGACCCATTTCCACCGTGACAAGGCTTTTGGTCTGCGTGGCATCATTCGCAATCAGCAAAAGATTCTCGCCGACCTTGGCGCCATTCAGGATTTTCTGAAACGCAAACATTCCAAGGCAAGAAAGCATGTCGATTGGCATCGCGAACGTCTTTCCTGGCTTTTTCTCCGGGCCACGTCGGAAAACGAGGAGTCTTATTATCAGGCGATGACCGAGTTGTTCACCTCCATTGCCAGGGATCTTTCTCAACAGAGCGGCGCTCTTGGTCAATCGAGCAATCAGGCGTTGTCTCTTTTTCGTGATCTCATGGAATTGCAGCAGATTCGCGATCAGTCCAATCCGATCACCGATGTCAATCCATTGAAAAAAGCGCTCGATGGCATCAACGACATTGAACGGCAACTGCCCAAGATTCTTCAGAAGATCGGGGAATCGTCTCCACCCCTGGCCGCCAGGATGAACACCTACCTGGAGACGATCAAGAGCATCGACCTCAGTCAGCATGACCGTCCCGTCGGCAAATCTCCCGACGGCAAGGATCTCTATACGGTCAATCTGAGCGCCACGGGCCTGGCATTCCGGACCCGGAGAATGTGGGTCAAGAAGGGTGATCTTCTGGAAATGCGTATTTTTCTCAGCATCGGCGGCGACCGGTTCGTGCCGGTGACGACCTACGGCAGGGTCGTGTTCGTCAACGGACCGGTGGACAACAGACTCAAGGTTGCCACCCACATCGATCCGAAACCGGCTGAATTCGAAAAGATGATCTACCAGCACATCGCCCGGCGGCAGAGGGAAATCCTTGCCGACCGCGCGGCCATGAAAGAAGTGGACGAAGAAGACTTCTGA
- a CDS encoding PilZ domain-containing protein encodes MAAVSQKTGEQQRAFVRVDDYLPLSWRRVSAEEFAEVITTFKRSQSFPIAPNDVQTALANLEVSDKILQLERTDPLLARILSRIDMKLNMLLKVFYPGDTARPMVPTWVNLGGGGLAFKEAELDVMEGDILEIRLGLSLDSLTSIQCFARAVKIFPPDEEGLIKAACQFEPILDQDREKLIQHIFKRQSEMLRAKRS; translated from the coding sequence ATGGCCGCCGTGTCGCAAAAAACGGGTGAACAACAACGTGCCTTTGTCCGTGTCGATGATTATCTGCCACTTTCCTGGCGCCGGGTCAGCGCCGAAGAGTTTGCCGAGGTCATCACCACCTTCAAGCGCAGTCAATCCTTTCCCATCGCACCCAACGATGTCCAGACGGCCCTGGCCAATCTGGAGGTCTCCGACAAGATTCTCCAACTGGAACGCACCGATCCGCTCCTGGCGCGCATCCTTTCGCGGATCGACATGAAACTCAACATGCTGCTCAAGGTATTCTACCCCGGAGACACGGCCCGTCCCATGGTGCCGACCTGGGTCAACCTTGGTGGTGGCGGACTGGCGTTCAAGGAAGCGGAACTGGATGTCATGGAAGGGGACATCCTTGAAATTCGTCTCGGCCTGTCCCTGGATTCTCTGACCTCGATCCAATGCTTCGCCCGGGCCGTCAAAATCTTCCCCCCCGACGAAGAGGGGCTGATCAAGGCGGCCTGCCAGTTTGAACCCATTCTCGATCAGGACCGGGAAAAATTGATACAACATATTTTCAAGCGCCAATCAGAAATGTTGCGGGCCAAACGAAGTTGA
- a CDS encoding OmpA family protein — protein sequence MSKYSSSSRGFPRWLNNTHASMMSLVLIVLVFLLSSSQVDPTLFEKGMGSFHDALGIPRIPYSGQSSAGRREAEGVEFHQEIIIVQLVEKLQRSLGPMLANKEAELIQSEQGVLLRLQSDKIFRAPGLDLQDTIQSPLLEMANLLKEVDHEVIVSGHTDNAPPPSNLPFTSNWGYSAAMAASVVQFLSETGGVPPMRLQARGMGQFSPIQTNESESGRTANRRIELMVSRHSSPAITENTSNPPVATQMTNTPPTEAPESDQKSQPSRDNPATTGSQGNLP from the coding sequence ATGTCCAAATATTCCTCCAGTTCAAGGGGCTTCCCCCGGTGGCTGAACAACACCCATGCCAGCATGATGTCCCTGGTGTTGATCGTCCTCGTTTTTCTGCTGTCCTCGTCCCAGGTGGACCCCACCCTGTTCGAGAAGGGCATGGGCTCCTTTCACGATGCGTTGGGAATCCCGCGTATTCCCTACTCCGGTCAGTCATCGGCAGGGCGACGCGAAGCGGAAGGGGTCGAGTTTCATCAGGAAATCATCATCGTCCAACTGGTCGAAAAACTGCAACGTTCCCTGGGCCCGATGCTGGCCAATAAAGAAGCGGAATTGATCCAGTCGGAACAAGGGGTTCTCCTGCGCCTGCAAAGCGACAAAATCTTCCGTGCCCCGGGCCTCGACCTTCAGGACACCATCCAGTCCCCGCTTCTGGAGATGGCCAATCTGCTCAAGGAGGTCGATCATGAAGTCATCGTCAGTGGCCATACCGACAACGCCCCCCCCCCATCCAACCTTCCGTTCACCTCCAATTGGGGTTATTCTGCCGCCATGGCTGCATCGGTGGTTCAATTTCTGTCGGAAACCGGTGGCGTCCCGCCGATGCGCCTTCAGGCGCGGGGAATGGGACAGTTTTCCCCAATCCAGACCAACGAATCCGAAAGCGGACGAACCGCCAACCGTCGCATCGAGTTGATGGTTTCGCGCCATTCATCCCCTGCGATCACCGAAAATACGAGCAATCCCCCAGTGGCTACCCAGATGACAAACACCCCCCCGACAGAGGCACCGGAATCCGACCAGAAAAGCCAGCCTTCACGGGACAACCCCGCCACCACCGGATCCCAGGGGAACCTTCCCTGA